A genomic window from Brassica oleracea var. oleracea cultivar TO1000 chromosome C8, BOL, whole genome shotgun sequence includes:
- the LOC106311900 gene encoding cytochrome b-c1 complex subunit 6-like produces the protein MAEDEVVDPKKYLEESCKPKCVKPLLEYQACVKRIQSDDSGHKHCTGQYFDYWHCIDKCVAPKLFAKLK, from the exons AT GGCAGAAGATGAAGTTGTTGATCCAAAGAAGTACCTTGAGGAATCTTGCAAACCAAAATGTGTGAAGCCACTACTCGAATATCAG GCGTGTGTGAAGAGAATCCAAAGCGATGACTCTGGCCACAAGCATTGCACTGGCCAGTACTTCGACTACTGGCATTGTATTGACAAATGT GTTGCACCAAAGCTGTTTGCAAAACTAAAATGA
- the LOC106307944 gene encoding CDP-diacylglycerol--serine O-phosphatidyltransferase 1-like isoform X2: protein MNGGVAESELDPWTAWAYKPRTISLLLIGACLLIWESGALDPDSTTSDDIVTSVKRGVWAMIAVFLAYSLLQAPSTVLIRPHPAIWRLVHGLAVIYLVSLTFLLFQRRDDARQFMKFLHPDLGIELPERSYGADCRIYVADHPTNRFKNLYDTVFDEFFLAHIFGWWGKAILIRNQPLLWVLSIGFELLELTFRHMLPNFNECWWDSIVLDILICNWFGIWAGMQTVRYFDGKTYEWVGISRQPNIIGKVKRTLGQFTPAHWDKDEWHPLQGPWRFIQVLTLCIIFLTVELNTFFLKFSLWIPPRNPVILYRLILWWLIAIPTIREYNSYLQDRKPVKKVGSFCWLSTGICIVELLICIKFGTGLYPTEMPLWVVALWGSVGLGLVAFLLGWTWKIQRTLERKRR, encoded by the exons ATGAATGGTGGTGTTGCTGAAAGCGAGCTTGATCCATGGACTGCATGGGCTTACAAGCCTCGCACTATCTCCCTTCTCCTTATTGGCGCTTGCCTTCTCAT TTGGGAAAGTGGAGCTCTTGATCCTGACAGCACTACTTCTGATGATATTGTCACATCTGTTAAAAG GGGAGTGTGGGCTATGATTGCTGTCTTTCTTGCTTACTCTCTGCTCCAGGCTCCTTCAAC GGTTTTAATCAGGCCACATCCTGCAATCTGGCGCTTAGTTCATGGATTAGCCGTCATTTACTTAGTTTCACTTACTTTTTTGCTCTTCCAG AGACGTGATGATGCTAGGCAGTTCATGAAGTTTCTCCACCCTGACCTTGGAATAG AACTTCCTGAGAGATCATACGGTGCTGATTGCCGTATTTATGTGGCTGATCACCCAACAAACAGGTTTAAAAATCTTTAT GACACAGTGTTTGACGAGTTTTTCTTGGCGCACATCTTTGGATGGTGGGGAAAAGCAATCCTGATCAGGAACCAGCCTCTTCTGTGGGTGCTCTCGATTGGTTTTGAGTTATTAGAG CTTACTTTTCGGCACATGTTACCAAATTTCAACGAGTGCTGGTGGGACAGCATTGTTCTTGATATCTTGATATGCAACTGGTTTG GTATCTGGGCAGGAATGCAGACAGTACGCTACTTTGATGGAAAAACATACGAGTGGGTTGGCATTAGCCGCCAGCCTAACATTATTGGCAAGGTGAAAAGGACACTAGGGCAGTTCACACCAGCTCATTGGGACAAAGACGAGTGGCATCCACTGCAGGGACCTTGGCGTTTTATTCAAGTACTCACTCTTTGCATCATCTTCTTAACGGTGGAGCTGAACACATTCTTTCTCAAGTTCAGCCTCTGGATCCCTCCTCGAAACCCAGTGATTCTCTATAGGCTGATCTTGTGGTGGCTCATAGCGATTCCAACTATACGGGAATACAATTCATATCTCCAAGACCG GAAACCTGTAAAGAAGGTGGGATCATTCTGTTGGCTATCAACAGGGATATGCATAGTAGAACTTCTCATCTGCATCAAGTTTGGAACTG GATTGTACCCAACAGAAATGCCATTGTGGGTAGTGGCACTTTGGGGAAGTGTGGGACTTGGACTTGTGGCCTTTTTGCTGGGTTGGACATGGAAGATTCAGAGGACCTTAGAGAGAAAGAGACGCTAA
- the LOC106307944 gene encoding CDP-diacylglycerol--serine O-phosphatidyltransferase 1-like isoform X1 — protein MEPNGYMKETKRMNGGVAESELDPWTAWAYKPRTISLLLIGACLLIWESGALDPDSTTSDDIVTSVKRGVWAMIAVFLAYSLLQAPSTVLIRPHPAIWRLVHGLAVIYLVSLTFLLFQRRDDARQFMKFLHPDLGIELPERSYGADCRIYVADHPTNRFKNLYDTVFDEFFLAHIFGWWGKAILIRNQPLLWVLSIGFELLELTFRHMLPNFNECWWDSIVLDILICNWFGIWAGMQTVRYFDGKTYEWVGISRQPNIIGKVKRTLGQFTPAHWDKDEWHPLQGPWRFIQVLTLCIIFLTVELNTFFLKFSLWIPPRNPVILYRLILWWLIAIPTIREYNSYLQDRKPVKKVGSFCWLSTGICIVELLICIKFGTGLYPTEMPLWVVALWGSVGLGLVAFLLGWTWKIQRTLERKRR, from the exons ATGGAACCCAATGGCTACATGAAAGAAACAAAGAGAATGAATGGTGGTGTTGCTGAAAGCGAGCTTGATCCATGGACTGCATGGGCTTACAAGCCTCGCACTATCTCCCTTCTCCTTATTGGCGCTTGCCTTCTCAT TTGGGAAAGTGGAGCTCTTGATCCTGACAGCACTACTTCTGATGATATTGTCACATCTGTTAAAAG GGGAGTGTGGGCTATGATTGCTGTCTTTCTTGCTTACTCTCTGCTCCAGGCTCCTTCAAC GGTTTTAATCAGGCCACATCCTGCAATCTGGCGCTTAGTTCATGGATTAGCCGTCATTTACTTAGTTTCACTTACTTTTTTGCTCTTCCAG AGACGTGATGATGCTAGGCAGTTCATGAAGTTTCTCCACCCTGACCTTGGAATAG AACTTCCTGAGAGATCATACGGTGCTGATTGCCGTATTTATGTGGCTGATCACCCAACAAACAGGTTTAAAAATCTTTAT GACACAGTGTTTGACGAGTTTTTCTTGGCGCACATCTTTGGATGGTGGGGAAAAGCAATCCTGATCAGGAACCAGCCTCTTCTGTGGGTGCTCTCGATTGGTTTTGAGTTATTAGAG CTTACTTTTCGGCACATGTTACCAAATTTCAACGAGTGCTGGTGGGACAGCATTGTTCTTGATATCTTGATATGCAACTGGTTTG GTATCTGGGCAGGAATGCAGACAGTACGCTACTTTGATGGAAAAACATACGAGTGGGTTGGCATTAGCCGCCAGCCTAACATTATTGGCAAGGTGAAAAGGACACTAGGGCAGTTCACACCAGCTCATTGGGACAAAGACGAGTGGCATCCACTGCAGGGACCTTGGCGTTTTATTCAAGTACTCACTCTTTGCATCATCTTCTTAACGGTGGAGCTGAACACATTCTTTCTCAAGTTCAGCCTCTGGATCCCTCCTCGAAACCCAGTGATTCTCTATAGGCTGATCTTGTGGTGGCTCATAGCGATTCCAACTATACGGGAATACAATTCATATCTCCAAGACCG GAAACCTGTAAAGAAGGTGGGATCATTCTGTTGGCTATCAACAGGGATATGCATAGTAGAACTTCTCATCTGCATCAAGTTTGGAACTG GATTGTACCCAACAGAAATGCCATTGTGGGTAGTGGCACTTTGGGGAAGTGTGGGACTTGGACTTGTGGCCTTTTTGCTGGGTTGGACATGGAAGATTCAGAGGACCTTAGAGAGAAAGAGACGCTAA
- the LOC106309812 gene encoding E3 ubiquitin-protein ligase RHA2A-like, with product MGLQGQLSDVSSDSIPLMLLSLLAVFLGRLRSFLHRPCDPDSNLTVDDSSSIIASGLANIIVLADQLSLNRLFSYRCGGEGGGSGCVVCLSKLREGEEVRKLECRHVFHKRCLEGWLHCLNFTCPLCRSALVADGCVSKTQRRVGRNLISCLAPH from the coding sequence ATGGGGCTACAAGGTCAGCTCAGTGACGTCTCTTCCGACTCGATCCCTCTGATGCTCCTCTCTCTCCTCGCCGTATTCCTCGGCCGTCTCCGCTCCTTCCTCCACCGTCCCTGCGATCCCGATTCCAATCTCACCGTCGACGACTCCTCCTCCATCATAGCCTCGGGACTCGCCAACATCATCGTCCTCGCCGATCAGCTGAGCCTGAACCGGCTCTTCTCGTACCGGTGCGGAGGCGAAGGCGGTGGTTCCGGTTGCGTGGTGTGTCTGTCGAAGCTGCGGGAGGGAGAAGAGGTGAGGAAGCTGGAGTGTCGACACGTGTTCCACAAGCGGTGCTTGGAGGGATGGCTCCACTGTCTCAATTTCACATGTCCTCTCTGTAGATCTGCTCTGGTCGCCGATGGTTGCGTCTCCAAAACGCAGCGGCGCGTGGGAAGGAATTTGATCTCGTGCCTCGCTCCCCACTGA
- the LOC106309549 gene encoding lipid phosphate phosphatase 2 — MPEIQLGAHTIRSHGVTVARFHMHDWLILVLLIVIEVVLNVIEPFHRFVGEDMLTDLRYPLQDNTVPFWAVPLIALVLPFAVISVYYFIRRDVYDLHHAILGLLFSVLITGVITDAIKDAVGRPRPDFFWRCFPDGRGFFHNVTRDVLCTGDKDVVKEGHKSFPSGHTSWSFAGLGFLALYLSGKIRVFDQRGHVAKLCIVFLPLLVAALVGVSRVDDYWHHWQDVFGGAIIGLTVASFCYLQFFPPPYDPDGWGPHAYFQMLADSRNVVQNSAGMNNLSVRQAELENVYVDQQGTSMEISRSNTRDTTRTLESC; from the exons ATGCCCGAAATTCAGTTAGGTGCTCACACGATAAGATCCCATGGAGTCACGGTGGCAAGGTTCCATATGCATGACTGGCTTATCCTTGTGCTGCTTATAGTTATTGAAGTTGTTTTGAATGTAATCGAACCCTTTCACCGTTTTGTTGGAGAGGATATGCTCACTGATCTCAGATACCCTCTTCAAGACAACACAGTTCCTTTCTGGGCTGTCCCG TTGATAGCACTTGTGCTCCCATTTGCTGTCATTTCTGTTTACTACTTCATCAGAAGAGATGTTTATGACCTTCATCATGCAATCTTAG GGCTTTTGTTCTCTGTACTCATAACCGGTGTCATAACCGATGCTATTAAGGACGCTGTAGGCCGGCCTCGTCCTGACTTCTTTTGGCGTTGTTTCCCTGATGGTAGAGGG TTCTTTCACAATGTCACAAGGGATGTTCTGTGTACTGGAGATAAAGACGTGGTCAAAGAAGGACACAAGAGCTTCCCTAGCGGCCACACGTCTT GGTCGTTTGCTGGGCTAGGCTTTCTAGCGTTGTACTTGTCTGGGAAAATCAGAGTGTTTGACCAGAGAGGGCATGTGGCAAAGCTCTGCATTGTGTTCCTACCTCTACTGGTTGCAGCTTTGGTTGGTGTATCACGAGTTGATGACTATTGGCATCACTGGCAAGATGTGTTTGGTGGAGCTATCATAG GATTAACGGTGGCCTCGTTTTGTTATCTACAATTCTTTCCACCTCCTTATGATCCAGACG GTTGGGGACCTCATGCGTACTTTCAGATGCTGGCAGACTCCAGAAACGTTGTCCAAAACTCTGCAGGAATGAACAATCTAAGCGTGAGGCAAGCTGAGCTGGAGAATGTGTACGTTGATCAACAAGGGACTTCCATGGAGATATCTAGAAGCAACACGCGGGATACCACAAGAACGCTAGAGAGCTGTTAG